A single Streptomyces mirabilis DNA region contains:
- a CDS encoding nuclear transport factor 2 family protein: protein MHPFRKAVEAGDHAAIEELLADDVVFTSPVAFKPYPGKAITAAILRGVSRVFTDFRYVREIAGADGRDHALVFTAKVGDKELNGCDFLHFDEDGRIDDLMVMVRPLSAAHALSEAMGAQFERISREAAEAMGG, encoded by the coding sequence ATGCATCCCTTCCGGAAAGCCGTAGAGGCGGGCGATCACGCCGCGATCGAGGAGCTGCTGGCCGACGACGTGGTGTTCACCAGCCCCGTCGCCTTCAAGCCGTACCCGGGGAAGGCCATCACCGCGGCCATCCTGCGCGGCGTCTCCCGTGTCTTCACCGACTTCCGCTACGTACGCGAGATCGCCGGTGCCGACGGTCGCGACCACGCGCTAGTCTTCACCGCGAAGGTGGGCGACAAGGAACTCAACGGCTGCGACTTCCTGCACTTCGACGAGGACGGCAGGATCGACGACCTGATGGTGATGGTCCGCCCGCTCTCGGCGGCTCATGCACTCTCCGAGGCGATGGGCGCCCAGTTCGAGCGGATCTCACGCGAGGCGGCGGAGGCGATGGGCGGCTAG
- a CDS encoding DUF6479 family protein — protein MSAMDTEGTVLAAAQGLLVLVPLIVGVVPVAMLIGVVWWGRRKRQQQPPPPRPEEQPRLPDSGPVHEVREHREPNELPPSEHRSTPHELKRTNRS, from the coding sequence ATGAGTGCCATGGATACGGAAGGGACAGTGCTCGCCGCAGCCCAGGGCCTGCTGGTCCTCGTGCCGCTCATCGTGGGCGTCGTGCCGGTGGCGATGCTGATCGGTGTCGTGTGGTGGGGCCGCCGCAAGCGGCAACAGCAACCGCCCCCGCCTCGGCCCGAGGAACAGCCCCGGCTGCCGGACAGCGGTCCGGTCCACGAGGTCAGGGAGCACCGCGAACCCAACGAACTGCCCCCGAGCGAGCACCGATCGACACCCCACGAGTTGAAGCGAACGAACCGCTCCTAG
- a CDS encoding four-helix bundle copper-binding protein codes for MTTLTSQQELIRFLEDRFECAQACAEAARACALRASVVDPDGPREQELVRRKGLLCVEVCDATCRVLAEEDRRDTAGIRVQVEWCRTVCRECADVFDEHPGGQDSAKACRECAQACTDFLATLSRA; via the coding sequence GTGACGACATTGACATCCCAGCAAGAACTCATCCGATTCCTGGAGGACCGCTTCGAGTGTGCGCAGGCCTGCGCCGAGGCCGCCCGTGCCTGTGCGCTGCGGGCGAGCGTGGTGGATCCGGACGGGCCGAGGGAGCAGGAACTCGTGCGACGCAAAGGCCTTCTGTGCGTGGAGGTGTGCGACGCGACCTGCCGTGTGCTGGCGGAGGAGGACCGCCGGGACACGGCAGGCATCCGCGTCCAGGTCGAGTGGTGCCGTACCGTCTGCCGCGAGTGCGCGGACGTCTTTGACGAGCACCCCGGCGGCCAGGACAGTGCCAAGGCCTGCCGGGAGTGCGCCCAGGCCTGCACGGACTTCCTCGCCACACTGAGCCGCGCCTGA
- the tnpA gene encoding IS200/IS605 family transposase: MWNPNPDVRTGRHVVHSLHVHLVFVTRYRRNAFTDAMLTRCEEVMREVCTDFEAELKQFNGEQDHVHLLVHYPPKVQLSKLVNSLKGVSSRRLRQEYDSHVRRYLWGGHFWSGSYFAGSCGGAPLAVVRQYIDNQQRPTS; the protein is encoded by the coding sequence ATCTGGAATCCAAACCCCGATGTGCGCACCGGCCGTCACGTCGTGCACAGCCTGCACGTCCACTTGGTTTTTGTCACCAGGTACCGGCGGAATGCGTTCACCGACGCCATGCTGACCCGCTGTGAGGAGGTCATGCGCGAGGTCTGCACCGACTTCGAGGCCGAGCTGAAGCAGTTCAACGGAGAACAGGACCACGTCCACCTCCTCGTGCACTACCCGCCCAAGGTGCAGCTCTCCAAGCTGGTCAACAGCCTCAAGGGCGTCTCATCCCGACGCCTGCGCCAGGAGTACGACAGCCACGTCCGCAGGTATCTGTGGGGCGGGCACTTCTGGTCTGGCTCCTACTTCGCCGGCTCATGCGGCGGAGCACCGCTGGCCGTCGTACGCCAGTACATCGACAACCAGCAGCGCCCCACGAGCTGA
- a CDS encoding RNA-guided endonuclease InsQ/TnpB family protein encodes MSDRGLDTRKFGHRARLALSPALALKADDQAHAARTMWNLLHAWWQMMPKEKRTLANADAAIRQARQGIDFLAVLPAQAAQAVLKTYFQAWKNCWDGRADTPNFKGRFRTVMSVDIPQGRDLNITRVHRRRGTANIPKVGRVRFRWTKDLPVGKRAGAENRITGARLSRDALGWHIAFRVQTLERAPETHQGPQAGIDVGITVPLALSDGQTYEHGQWLTNREQARLLGLEQRAAQRKKHRKPGERTSRRLHHTYDQIAGLRAKAKRRALDWQHKTTTDIARTYSVAVVEALQITSMVKSAKGTIEEPGKNVAQKSGLNRSISGQAWSRTVTMLTYKLARQGGTLAKVPAPGTSRRCSACGLTTSGSRQTQALFVCKNPDCGWSGNADHNAARNILHLYRMGHALIPAAGRAVARRAPRVKPATAR; translated from the coding sequence GTGAGTGATCGCGGCCTGGATACACGGAAGTTCGGGCACCGCGCCCGGCTTGCACTGTCCCCTGCCCTGGCGCTAAAGGCTGACGATCAGGCGCACGCGGCCCGCACAATGTGGAATCTCCTGCACGCCTGGTGGCAGATGATGCCGAAGGAGAAGCGGACCCTGGCGAACGCGGACGCCGCGATCCGACAGGCCCGCCAGGGCATCGACTTCCTCGCCGTCCTCCCCGCCCAGGCCGCGCAAGCGGTACTCAAGACGTACTTCCAGGCGTGGAAGAACTGCTGGGACGGCCGCGCCGACACCCCGAACTTCAAGGGCCGGTTCCGCACGGTGATGTCCGTGGACATCCCGCAGGGCCGCGACCTGAACATCACCCGCGTGCACCGCCGCCGGGGCACGGCCAACATTCCCAAGGTAGGCCGGGTCCGCTTCCGCTGGACCAAAGACCTCCCCGTCGGCAAGCGTGCAGGCGCGGAGAACCGGATCACCGGGGCACGACTGAGCAGGGACGCGCTCGGCTGGCACATCGCCTTCCGCGTCCAGACCCTCGAAAGGGCGCCGGAAACCCACCAGGGGCCGCAAGCCGGCATCGACGTCGGTATCACCGTGCCCCTGGCCCTCTCCGACGGTCAGACGTACGAGCACGGCCAGTGGCTGACCAACCGGGAACAGGCCAGGCTCCTGGGCCTGGAACAGCGCGCCGCACAGCGCAAGAAGCACCGCAAGCCCGGCGAACGCACCTCCCGCCGGCTGCACCACACCTACGACCAGATCGCAGGACTGCGCGCGAAAGCCAAGCGCCGGGCACTGGACTGGCAGCACAAGACCACCACCGACATCGCCCGCACGTACAGCGTCGCGGTGGTGGAGGCATTGCAGATCACGAGCATGGTCAAGTCCGCCAAAGGGACCATCGAGGAGCCGGGGAAGAACGTCGCCCAGAAATCCGGGCTGAACCGCTCGATCAGCGGACAGGCGTGGAGCCGCACGGTCACCATGCTGACGTACAAGCTCGCCCGCCAAGGCGGCACTTTGGCCAAGGTCCCCGCCCCGGGCACCTCCAGGCGCTGCTCCGCGTGCGGTCTCACCACATCCGGCAGCCGGCAGACCCAGGCCCTGTTCGTGTGCAAGAACCCGGACTGCGGATGGTCCGGCAACGCCGACCACAACGCGGCCCGCAACATCCTGCACCTGTACCGGATGGGCCACGCGCTCATCCCGGCTGCCGGGAGGGCAGTCGCCAGGCGCGCACCGCGCGTCAAGCCCGCCACCGCAAGGTAG